The Chryseobacterium glaciei DNA window ACTACTAACTGTTTTTAAGTTCGCAAGGGCGTTTCACTCAGCGAAGTCCGCGAAAGTTTTTTTTCAATTACATCAGATATTATTTTATTGAATTCAGGAAAACATTTAAATCTGTTTCTTTATTTAATCCTATTTTATATTTTATCTTAGTTTTATATACTCTTACACTTCCCGGTGTAATATTTTCTAAGAGAGAAACTTCTTTGGAGGATAAATTTAATCTGAAATAAACACAAAGCTTTAATTCATGCTCAGTCAGAAAAGGAAATCTTTCAGATATTTTTTGCATGAATTGTTTGGCCTCATCAGAACTTTCGCCTACAAATTCATGATTTTTCTGATCAATCTGAAGGAGATTATTGATCTTGAAAAACAAATCCTTTACGGTTTCCTCCGCATTAATATTTTTAGATTTTTTTATTTTTTTCAAATTTTCTAAAAATGCTTTTTCAGTTTCTATTTTTAAATTAAGGTTGAGATGCAGGTTTTTAATTTTTCCTTTATGAAGTTCGATATCTTTTTCAAGATCTTCTTTATCGTTTTCTAATAGGGTATTTTGACTTTCGAGTATACGTCTTTCTTCCTTATTTCTCTTTCTTATTCTAAAAATAGCTCTGATGAAAAATATAATTACAATGACTGATAAGATGATCATTAAAGCACTTCTTTTTCTTTGATCTGCAATTTTGTAGTCATATTCCTGATTAATATTTTTGATAATATAACCGTTCAATATATCTGAAACAGTGTCTAAATCTCTAACTGTTTCTTTAGAAAACAAATTATTAAACATCTCCAACTTCTTGGAGTATAGCTTAAGATTTCTAAAATCATTATTCTCAGCGAAGTAGTTCTGCAGTAATGTACAAGCCATTATTCCATCCTTTGTACTTTCTAATTTAGGCAGAGTTGCTATCACCCTTTCAATAAGTTTTTTGCTATTCAACGGCTTGTTCAGATCTTTATATAATTGGAGTAATTCTGCGGCATTTCTAATAATGATATAGGGATTCCTATTAGATTTTGCCATTTGAAATTCAATCTGCTCATTATAATATTTTACAGCATTGGTATAATCTTTTTTCATAAAATAAAATGAACCTAAATTCCCTTTCATTATATTAATAAAATATAACTCATCTTCCGTTAATGATTTTTTGCTTTGAAGTATTTTAATACCATATAAAGATAACTTAATGCTAGAGTCTATTTGTCCCATTCTGTGATCGCACAAAGCAAAATTATTATACATTGAGGCAATATATAAGGTATCATTTCTACTGAAACTGTTCAACGCTTTTCCGAAATACAGTTTAGCCTGATAATAATTATTGTGACTAAAATACCATCTTCCCTTCATGTGATATAAATGGGATAAAAAGGTCTTTTTTTCAGACTTTTCTTCGATTTTTATGGCGGCATTTAAAAATTGTAAACATAATTTTGGAGATGCTTCTTCAAATTCAAGCGCTAAATAAAAATTACAGGCGGTCGTTATGTAATCGTACTCATCATTATTAATTCTTAACAATTCGTAGATCAAAGATATTTTTTTCGATCTGTTATCTGGGTAAAGAAACATTTCAATATACTTACTACTAATGAGGTATTTTATGTCCTGTGTTTTTTTATATTTTTCGTCTTCTTTAATGTATAAACCATAAATTTTTTCGCGATCGTTATGAGTTGCTGTATATTCTTTATCAAGTTTATAAAAATACTCATTATCATTCTGAGAATGACATGAATAGAGAAATAAAAATGAAATTAGAGTAAATATTACGATCCTATACATACTCTAAATTAGAAAAAAAAAGTCAGCGAAAATCACTTAATTCTTCTAATCTTATTAAATAAGAAAATTAGTTTTAAAATAATTGAAATTAAATTATAAAATACAATCAAAGGAATTTTACATAGTAAAAAAAACTGTTTTAAATGATAATTCTCACCATTAAATATTTAGATAAAATACCCATACTATTTCAATAATTTATTAAAATATTAATGGAAAAACTAAAAAATATAAATAGTTTGCAATAATTCTGCATCATTTGGTAAAAGTTCTAATCCATATAAATAATTAATAACTGAAAAATTTAACTTATTAATAATAAAAACGTTATAAAAATAAAATTAACACTTTGTGGTGGATAAAAACCTCATGATTAACACCAATTAACACCTCTTTTTCACCACTTTAATGACACGCCACATAAATTTGTTAAAAGTTTCACAAGAACAAAAACAGTTTTTTAACTCTAAATAAAATGTTATGAAGTCTTTTAAAAATATTGATGTAGGGAATCTAATTAGACAAAGAGTTACTGAATCCGAAATAGAAATTCCCAGAGTATGTAATTTTTTCAGTTGTACAGAAGAAGAGATTGAAGAAATGTATGAGTCTAAAAGCCTAGAAGCAGATACTATACTGAAATGGAGCAAGTTATTAGAATATGATTTTTTTAGAATATACTCACAGCATCTTATTCTTTTTTCTCCTCCAAGCAACGCATACAGCGCAGATAGAGAAAAAACAAGCGCGCTGCCCCAGTTTAGGAAAAACATTTATACCAAGGAAGTTATTGATTTTCTGGTAGAATTGATACAATCCGGAGAAAAAAATATGAATGAAATAATTGATCAATACGGAATCCCAAAAACAACCCTTCACAGATGGACCGTAAAATACAGAAACCACGAATTGGAGAAAAAAAATAAAAATACCTCCTAATTTTATTAAAAAACAACACACAGATG harbors:
- a CDS encoding helix-turn-helix transcriptional regulator translates to MYRIVIFTLISFLFLYSCHSQNDNEYFYKLDKEYTATHNDREKIYGLYIKEDEKYKKTQDIKYLISSKYIEMFLYPDNRSKKISLIYELLRINNDEYDYITTACNFYLALEFEEASPKLCLQFLNAAIKIEEKSEKKTFLSHLYHMKGRWYFSHNNYYQAKLYFGKALNSFSRNDTLYIASMYNNFALCDHRMGQIDSSIKLSLYGIKILQSKKSLTEDELYFINIMKGNLGSFYFMKKDYTNAVKYYNEQIEFQMAKSNRNPYIIIRNAAELLQLYKDLNKPLNSKKLIERVIATLPKLESTKDGIMACTLLQNYFAENNDFRNLKLYSKKLEMFNNLFSKETVRDLDTVSDILNGYIIKNINQEYDYKIADQRKRSALMIILSVIVIIFFIRAIFRIRKRNKEERRILESQNTLLENDKEDLEKDIELHKGKIKNLHLNLNLKIETEKAFLENLKKIKKSKNINAEETVKDLFFKINNLLQIDQKNHEFVGESSDEAKQFMQKISERFPFLTEHELKLCVYFRLNLSSKEVSLLENITPGSVRVYKTKIKYKIGLNKETDLNVFLNSIK
- a CDS encoding transposase, whose protein sequence is MKSFKNIDVGNLIRQRVTESEIEIPRVCNFFSCTEEEIEEMYESKSLEADTILKWSKLLEYDFFRIYSQHLILFSPPSNAYSADREKTSALPQFRKNIYTKEVIDFLVELIQSGEKNMNEIIDQYGIPKTTLHRWTVKYRNHELEKKNKNTS